In the Vogesella sp. XCS3 genome, GTGCAGGGTATGGCTGACCGACTGGCATAGCTGGTTGAAGCTGTGCGCCATCTGGGCGACCTCGTCACTGCCGCGAACGTTCAGTTTGCCGCCCAGGTTGCGCTCGCTGGCTTGCTGGGCGATATGACGGGCAATCTTGCTGATGGATGCGGCCAACATGCTGGCCAGCAGCCACGAAACGGCCAGGCCGGAGAGCAAGGACAGCGCGCCGATCAGCAGCACCTCTTGCAATACTGCCTGGCGGCTTGCCATGGCTTGCTCCAGCGGGACATCCGCAGCCAGGATGACTTGCTGGCCATTGATGCTGACCGGCAGGAAAATGGAGCGGAAGGTGCCGTATTTGTCGGTGTATTCGTCGTACTGCACGCTTTGGCTGGCAAAGGCTTGCAGCAAACCGGCGCTGGCTTCGTAGGCTTCCAGATGGTGGCCGTACTTGTCGCTGCTGCGTTCCGCCTCGCCGGCACCATCGGCCAGGTAGACTACCTTGCCGTCTTTCTGCCACAACATATACAGATATTTCACACCAAACTGGCGGGCGTAGTTGTCCATGCGGCTGGCGTTGTTCAGCATCTGTTGCGGGCTGACGCTACCGGGGGTAAACATGCTGGCCAGAAACGGCTCGCCCAGCAGTGTGGGAATGGCGCGGGCGGTAGCATTCAGGCGGGTGTCGATGACAGCAATGGCTTGTTCGCTACTGCGCAGATAGCTATGTACCGAAAAAGACAGCACGGTCAGGATATTCAGCAGGGCAAACAGACAAACCAGTTTGGTACGGATACTCACACGGTGTAACCAGGACATGGGTGGCAAACCTCGGGCAGGGTGTGGTGTGGGGTTGATATTGGCATTATTTCATTAATCAAAAATGCCTAAGAATTTTTATCGAAATTGTCGCAAATAATTGCTACATCCAATTGAAAAAGTTGCATTCATGCAATCAGGCTAGTGAAGGAGGTACAGCATGCCGCAGCAGAAAACTGCATTCATTACCGGCGCCGACCGTGGCATTGGTCTGGCGATAGCCTGCCGCCTGGCGGCCAACGGCTGGCGTATAGCCTTGCATGGCTTGGCGGATGAGGCAGGCCAGACCGCTGCCTTGGCGGCAGTGCGCAGCGCCGGCGCGGCAGACGCCGCATTTTTCAGCGCCGATCTGCGCAGTGGCGACGCCACACGACAATTGGCTGAAACCGTCCTGGCGCATTTCGGGCAGGTAGACGTGCTGGTGAACAATGCCGGCATGCAGCACGCCGCGCCTTTGCTGGATATGCCGGCGCAGAAGTGGGACGACATTATTGCCGTCAATCTGTCGGCGGCGTTTCATTTGATGCAGCTGTGCTTGCCCGGCATGTTGGCCGCAGGCTGGGGCCGCATCATCAATATTGCCTCGGTGCACGGCCTGGTAGCGTCCAGCGGCAAGCTGCCTTACGTGGCCAGCAAGTTCGGCATCGTGGGCATGACCAAGGCCGCGGCGCTGGAGACAGCCGGCCTGGGTGTCACCGTGAATGCCGTGTGCCCAGGCTGGGTGGAAACCGCGCTGATCGAGCCGCAGATACTGGCGCGCGCCGCCAAGCTGGGCGTTGGCCGCGACGAAGGAGCGCGCGATCTGGTGCTGGAAAAGCAGCCGTCCGGGCGCATGAGCCAGCCGGCGGATATTGCCGAAGCGGTAGCCATGCTGTGCGGCGACTGGGCGCACAACCTGACTGGCGTGGCGCTGCCGGTAGACGGTGGCTGGACAGCGCAGTAAGCGCAGGCGGCAGGGTTGGCCGCAGGCCTGGCAAGGCAAAGGCTTGCGCCAGCGCAAGCCTGCGGCATATGCCGCAGGCGCCGGCTCTGGTAATCTAGCCCGCTAGATGACCAACCGTTCCCATCATGAGCGCACAAGATTCCCGCATTTATCTGGCCTCCGGCAGCCCGCGCCGCCGTGAAATCCTCACCGGTATGGGTGTCAGCCTGGAGCGTATCCACGCCGATATCGACGAAGCAGTTCTGCCTGGCGAAGACGCCATCACCTACACCGAGCGCCTGGCGCGCGAGAAAGCCGCTGCCGGCTGGCAAGTGGTACAGCAGTGTGGCCTGCCCGAGCGCCCGCTGCTGGCCGCCGACACCACGGTAGTGCAAGACGGCGAGATTTTCGGCAAGCCCGCCGACGCCGCCGACGCCCGCCGCATGCTGCAGGCGTTTTCCGGCCGCAGCCACCAGGCCGTGACCAGCGTGGCGGTACGCCAGGGCGAGCATATCGAAGTGCGCACCAGCGTGACCCATGTGACGTTCAAGCCGCTGGGCGAAGACGAAATCCAGCGTTATATCGATAGCGGCGAGCCGTTCGACAAGGCCGGTGCCTACGGCATCCAGGGCCGCGCTGCCGTTTTCATTACCCGCATCGATGGCAGCTACAGTGGCGTGATGGGCTTGCCGATTCATGAAACCGCACAGATTCTTGGCAACTTCGGTTTCCAGTTTCCCTGATGAGCTACCCCCGGAGCCCTGCCATGCTGCATCAACCCATTCCGCTACCCCGTGACCTGCCGCGCCCGAAAGAGCAGATTCTGGTCAATATTACGCCGCAGGAAACCCGTGTAGCGGTGCTGGAAGACGCCGTGGTGCAGGAGCTGCATATCGAACGCGCAGCCAGCCGCGGTATCGTGGGCAATATCTACCTGGGCCAGGTCAAGCGCGTGCTGCCCGGCATGCAGAGTGCCTTTATCGAGATCGGCCTGGAACGCGCCGCTTTCCTGCATATTGCCGACGTGCTGGAGCAGCGCCAGCACCCGTCCGAGCCGCAACGCATCGAAAAAATGCTGTTCGAAGGCCAGACCGTACTGGTGCAGGTGATCAAGGACCCGATCGGCACCAAGGGCGCGCGGTTGTCCACGCAGATCAGCCTGGCCGGGCGTTTTCTGGTGCACCTGCCGCAGGAAGAGCATATCGGCATTTCGCAGAAGATCGAGCAGGAATCCGACCGCCACAGCCTGAAGGCACGGCTGGAAAAACAGCTGCCGGACGGTGCGCCGCGCGGCTACATTATCCGTACCAGCGCTGAAACCGCTACCGATGCCGAGCTGGGCGCCGATATCGGCTACCTGTCCAAGCTGTGGGCCGATATCCGCTACAAATCGCAGCATCTGCCGGCGCAAAGCCTGCTGTACGAAGACCTGCCGCTGGCGGTACGCGTACTGCGCGACATGGTGAGCGACCACACCGAAAAGGTGATCGTGGATTCCACCGAGAACTACGGCAAGATGGTGGAGTTTGCCGAGGCTTACGTGCAGTCGGCAGTGGCCAAGATCGAACGCTATAGCGGCGAGCGCCCGCTGTTCGAGCTGCACGGTATCGAAACCGAGATCGACAAGGCGCTGTCGCGCCGGGTGAACCTGAAATTCGGCGGCTACCTGATCATCGACCAGACCGAGGCGATGACCACCATCGATGTGAACACCGGTGGTTTTGTCGGTAATCGCAACTTTGACGAAACCATCTTCAAGACAAACCTGGAAGCCACGCTGGCGCTGGCACGCCAGCTGCGCCTGCGCAATCTGGGCGGTATCATCATTGTCGATTTCATCGATATGGATAACGCCGAGCACCGCGAAGCCGTGTTGTCCGAGCTGGCCAAGGCGCTGGCGCGCGACCGCACCCGCGTGACGCTGAACGGCTTTACCAGCCTGGGGCTGGTAGAGGTCACGCGCAAGCGCACCCGCGAGAGCCTGGCCCACGTGCTGTGCGAGCCGTGTCCGGTGTGTCAGGGGCGCGGCGAGATCAAGACCGCGCAAACCGTGTGTTACGAGATCCAGCGCGAAATCGTACGCGAAGCCCGCCGCTTTGACGCCAAAGGCTTCCGCATCCTGGCAGCACAAAGCGTGATCGACATGCTGCTGGACGAGGAATCGCAAAGCCTGGCCATGCTGATCGACTTTATCGGCAAGCCGATTTCGCTGGCAGTAGAGAGCACCTACAGCCAGGAACAATTCGACGTGGTACTGATGTAGGCCTTGAAAGGCCGGCGCGGTGCCATCAGCTGCAAGTTGGCCGCGTACCATATCTACCCCAGGGCGCGCCGGCAGGCAGCGCCCTTTTTTATGCCCGCCAACAAGGGCAAGCAGAACAAGTAAAGGTAAGAGCATGACTGCAAGCACCCATGACACCCTGTGGCTGGCCATCCTGCAGGAGGCCGAGCTGGCTGTGCGCGACGAGCCATTGCTGGCCAGCTTCCTGCACATGACCGTGCTGCGCCACGGCACGCTGGAAGACGTGCTGGCGTTTCACCTGTCCAGCAAGCTGGCCAGCCCGGTGATGGACGCCCGCGCATTGATGGAGCTGTTCCGCGAGGCCTTTGCGGCCAACCCCGCCATTATCCAGGCGGTACGCGCCGACATTACCGCCTGCTTTGAGCGCGACCCGGCGTGCGATAGCTATTCCACCCCGCTGTTGTACTTCAAGGGCTTTCACGCGCTGCAAAGCCAGCGCATTACCCACTGGCTGTGGCAGGAAGGCAGAAAGACGCTGGCGTATTTCTTGCAAAACCGCATTTCCGAAGTAATGGGCGCCGATATTCACCCGGCAGCCAAGATTGGCCACGGCGTCATGCTGGATCACGGCACCGGCATTGTGGTGGGCGAAACCGCCGTCATCGGCAATAACGTGTCGATACTGCAAGGCGTGACGCTGGGCGGTACCGGCAAAGACCACGGCGACCGTCACCCGAAAGTGGGCGATGGCGTGCTGATCGGCGCCAATACTTCCATCCTGGGCAATATCCGTATTGGCGACTGCTCCAAAGTGGGCGCCGGCAGCGTGGTGCTGGACGACGTACCGGCGCACTGCACGGTGGTAGGCGTACCGGCCCGGGTGGTGGCTCAGCTTTGTCCGGGCACGCCGGCACTAGATATGGACCAGCGCGTATGAGCGCCAGCCCCATCCACTTTGCCATGCCGTCGCCGGCGGCCACGCTGCAGCAGCTGTGTGCCGATGGTGTATTGCCGGGCGAGGTGCTGTGCTTTCAGGATGACTTCAGCCAGGGCCCGCTGGCCGATTGCGACCTGATCGACCCGCAGGCGCGCATGGGTTACTGGAACGCAGTGCTGTGGGCGCAGGACTGGTGGCCGCAGCAGGACGAAGACTTCGTCCAGGCCTACTGGGCCAGCCGCAAGGCGCAGCTGAAGGCCTTCGAGCGCCGTGCGCCGCTGTACGCCTGGGCCGGTGGCCACGCCGGCGAGTGGCTGATGCTGTGCATGCTGGCCGAGCACGCCCACGCCGATACCCCGCTGTACCACGTGGCAGTACCACAGCATGGGCAGCGCAGCTGCATGGGCATGCAGCCGCCGCCAGTCCTGCCGGAGCTGTTTGCCCAAGCCCGCTTGCTGACGGCCGGCGAGCGCGAACAGTTGGCCGCACAGTGGCGTTACTGGCAGGAACATGGCGATGGAATACGCTACCTCGATGCGCAAGGCGCGCTACAGCAGCACCCTATCGATCATTACGACAATGCACTTGTCAATGCCATAAAAGTGGCCGGCAAGTGGCCTGTAGCAAGGCTGGTAGGCGAAGTGATGGGGCGCGAGGAACAAGCCTGGCTGAGCGATAGCTTTTTGTTCTGGCGCGTGAAAAAGCTGGTCGATGCCGGTGTGCTGAAACGTGAAAATGTACCCGGTGCCATGCCGCTTATATGCCATTGGTAAATCAAATGGGGTACTTCCGCGCAGCTTGAAGGCGGCGTAGAATGCGCCGCCTTTGCATTGGTGCGCCGGTTTGCGGCCGCCGTGCCGCCACACGAGGAAACCCGACATGAACGTACGCGTAGTCGATTACCGCGCGCCCGACGCGGCCGAACAGTTCACCCGGAGCCTGCACGAAACCGGCTTCGGCGTACTGGTGAACCACCCTATCCCGCAAGACCTGGTAGAAAGCATCTACCGCAACTGGCTGACGTTCTTCGGCACCGAAGAAAAGCACGACTTCGCGTTCTCGGTAGAAAAGCAGGACGGCTATTTCTCGCCGGAAATCTCCGAAACCGCCAAGGGCCACACCCAGAAAGACATCAAGGAATACTTCCACATCTACCCGTGGGGGCGCATTCCGGCGCAGCTGAAAGACGACGCCATGCGCTACTACGACACCGCCAACACGCTGGCGCAAGAGCTGCTGGCCTGGGTAGAGCAGTACACGCCGGCTGACATTGCGGCCAACTACAGCGAGCCGCTGTCGCAGATGATCCAGGGCAGCCAGAAAACGCTGCTGCGCGTGCTGCGCTACCCGCCGCTGACCGGCAGCGAGCCGGCCGGCTCGCTGCGCGCCGCTGCGCACGGCGACATCAACCTGCTGACCATTCTGCCGGCGGCCAACGAGCCGGGCCTGCAAGTACAGGACATGAACGGCAGCTGGATCGACGTGCCCTGTGATTTCGGCATGCTGATCATCAATATCGGCGACATGCTGTGCGAAGCGTCGCGCGGTTACTACCCGTCCACCCAGCACCGCGTGGTGAACCCCACCGGCGAAGGCGCCAGCAAGAGCCGCGTGTCGCTGCCGCTGTTCCTGCACCCGCGTGACGAAGTAGTGCTGTCCGAGCGCTACACCGCCGGCGCCTATCTGGCCGAACGCCTGCGCGAGCTGGGCGTGAAAATGTAAGCCAGCCAAGCTGCCTGATCAGCCCGGCCCTTTCCCCCGACAGCGCCGGGTTTTGTTTTGCGCGCAAGGTTGGCCGCAAGCACGGCTAGAATGGCACTTTGCCTGTGGAGACTGCTGCATGACCCAGCTTGCCGCGCCGAGCGCACTGATCATCATCGACATGCAACAAGGCATGCAGCGCATGCCGGCACACACGCGTAACAACCCCGGCGCCGAGGCGGTGATCGCGGGCCTGCTGGCCGTCTGGCGCCAGGCCGGGCAGCCGGTGGTGCATGTACGCCACCTGTCGCGCACACCAGGCTCGCCGTTCTGGCCGGGGCAGGACGGGGTGGAATGGCAGCCGGCGCTGGCGCCGCTACCGCACGAACACGTGGTGGACAAGCACGTGCCGGATGCCTTTACCCACAGCCAGCTGGAATGCTGGCTGCACCAGCGCGGCATCCGCCGCTTGGTAATGGCGGGTGTTAGCACCAATAACTCGGTAGAGGCCACTGCGCGTAGCGGCGGCAACCTCGGCTTTGACGTGCGGGTCGTGGCCGATGGCTGCTACGCCTACGCACAGCACGACTTCGACGGCGTGGCGCACAGCGCGCAAACCGTGCACGCCATGGCGCTGGCCAATTTGCACGGCGAATACGCTACTGTGCAGACCAGCGCCGAGGTGCTGGCGGAATTAGCCGGCGTCTGATGAGGTCAACTCGGCCACCATGCCGGTGGCGTCGTCGCCATAGCACGCCAGCTTGGCCGCCGGTAGCGGGTAGGGGCGGTAGCCGTGGCGCGCCCAGTAGTGCTGGGCGCCTTGCACCGCCACCAGGCGCGCAAAGCGCAGGCCGCGCTCGCGCGCCTTGTCCTGCAGTCGGGCCAGCAGGCGCGGTGCCACGCCACGGCCACGGGTGCTGCGGCACAGTGCCATGTCGTGGATGAACAGGGTGTCGTGTTGTGGTGGTAGGCGGGCCAGCGGCTGGTTCAGCTGCGGCGGGGTATCGCCGTGCCACGGGTGGGCAAACACATAACCTTTCACCTCGCCACCGTGTTCGGCTACCCAGCAGGTATCGGGCGATAGCGCATGGCGCGAGGCCAGGGCGTCGCGGCTTTCGATCAGGTTTGAAGGGTAGCTTTGTGCCTGGATGGCGAGGATGGCGCCGAAATCGGCGGCTTGCATGGTGCGTAAAACGATAGTGCTGTGCTGCATGGACTTGCGGTGAGGGTAAGCAAAAGAGGCAGAAAGCAAAAAACCAGCCCGAAGGCTGGTTTTTTGTGTTGGTGGCGAATCAGGGACTCGAACCCCGGACCTGCGGATTATGATTCCGTCGCTCTAACCGACTGAGCTAATTCGCCGTGAAACCCTGCCGAAGCAGTGCTTCGCAAACTGTGGTGGCGAATCAGGGACTCGAACCCCGGACCTGCGGATTATGATTCCGTCGCTCTAACCGACTGAGCTAATTCGCCACATCTCGATGCGCTGCATCAAGGCTGCGAACTATAACCGAGCCGTTTTTGCACTGTCAATAGATTTCGTGCAAATCCTGCGGCCGGGTTTATAGCGTGTAGCAGCGGTCGCCACTGGCAAAGCCCGCCCAGTCGATATCTACCCCTTTGCCAAAGCCGATTACCTTGAAGGTTTCGCCCATTTCTACCGGCGACAGCAGGCGCTGCGCGGCCTTGGCCAGCGGCAGGTATTGCTTCACGTTGGCCGCATCCAGGTGCGACAGCAGCTCGGTGATGCCGCAGTTGATCAGGAACTGCGCCTGGCTGCAGTAGCCGATCAGGTCCAGCCCGGCGTCGATGCCGCTTTGTGCCACCGCGCTGAAGTCCACGTGGCAGGTAATGTCCATCAGGCCGGGCAGGTAGAACAGGTCCTGGATGGTGTGGTGGCGGTAGTGGCCCAGCAGCGTGCCCATATGGCGTTCGGGGTGGTAG is a window encoding:
- the cysE gene encoding serine O-acetyltransferase; its protein translation is MTASTHDTLWLAILQEAELAVRDEPLLASFLHMTVLRHGTLEDVLAFHLSSKLASPVMDARALMELFREAFAANPAIIQAVRADITACFERDPACDSYSTPLLYFKGFHALQSQRITHWLWQEGRKTLAYFLQNRISEVMGADIHPAAKIGHGVMLDHGTGIVVGETAVIGNNVSILQGVTLGGTGKDHGDRHPKVGDGVLIGANTSILGNIRIGDCSKVGAGSVVLDDVPAHCTVVGVPARVVAQLCPGTPALDMDQRV
- a CDS encoding 3-hydroxybutyrate dehydrogenase, which encodes MPQQKTAFITGADRGIGLAIACRLAANGWRIALHGLADEAGQTAALAAVRSAGAADAAFFSADLRSGDATRQLAETVLAHFGQVDVLVNNAGMQHAAPLLDMPAQKWDDIIAVNLSAAFHLMQLCLPGMLAAGWGRIINIASVHGLVASSGKLPYVASKFGIVGMTKAAALETAGLGVTVNAVCPGWVETALIEPQILARAAKLGVGRDEGARDLVLEKQPSGRMSQPADIAEAVAMLCGDWAHNLTGVALPVDGGWTAQ
- the rng gene encoding ribonuclease G, with translation MLHQPIPLPRDLPRPKEQILVNITPQETRVAVLEDAVVQELHIERAASRGIVGNIYLGQVKRVLPGMQSAFIEIGLERAAFLHIADVLEQRQHPSEPQRIEKMLFEGQTVLVQVIKDPIGTKGARLSTQISLAGRFLVHLPQEEHIGISQKIEQESDRHSLKARLEKQLPDGAPRGYIIRTSAETATDAELGADIGYLSKLWADIRYKSQHLPAQSLLYEDLPLAVRVLRDMVSDHTEKVIVDSTENYGKMVEFAEAYVQSAVAKIERYSGERPLFELHGIETEIDKALSRRVNLKFGGYLIIDQTEAMTTIDVNTGGFVGNRNFDETIFKTNLEATLALARQLRLRNLGGIIIVDFIDMDNAEHREAVLSELAKALARDRTRVTLNGFTSLGLVEVTRKRTRESLAHVLCEPCPVCQGRGEIKTAQTVCYEIQREIVREARRFDAKGFRILAAQSVIDMLLDEESQSLAMLIDFIGKPISLAVESTYSQEQFDVVLM
- a CDS encoding DUF3658 domain-containing protein; amino-acid sequence: MSASPIHFAMPSPAATLQQLCADGVLPGEVLCFQDDFSQGPLADCDLIDPQARMGYWNAVLWAQDWWPQQDEDFVQAYWASRKAQLKAFERRAPLYAWAGGHAGEWLMLCMLAEHAHADTPLYHVAVPQHGQRSCMGMQPPPVLPELFAQARLLTAGEREQLAAQWRYWQEHGDGIRYLDAQGALQQHPIDHYDNALVNAIKVAGKWPVARLVGEVMGREEQAWLSDSFLFWRVKKLVDAGVLKRENVPGAMPLICHW
- a CDS encoding cysteine hydrolase family protein; translated protein: MTQLAAPSALIIIDMQQGMQRMPAHTRNNPGAEAVIAGLLAVWRQAGQPVVHVRHLSRTPGSPFWPGQDGVEWQPALAPLPHEHVVDKHVPDAFTHSQLECWLHQRGIRRLVMAGVSTNNSVEATARSGGNLGFDVRVVADGCYAYAQHDFDGVAHSAQTVHAMALANLHGEYATVQTSAEVLAELAGV
- a CDS encoding nucleoside triphosphate pyrophosphatase, which codes for MSAQDSRIYLASGSPRRREILTGMGVSLERIHADIDEAVLPGEDAITYTERLAREKAAAGWQVVQQCGLPERPLLAADTTVVQDGEIFGKPADAADARRMLQAFSGRSHQAVTSVAVRQGEHIEVRTSVTHVTFKPLGEDEIQRYIDSGEPFDKAGAYGIQGRAAVFITRIDGSYSGVMGLPIHETAQILGNFGFQFP
- a CDS encoding 2OG-Fe(II) oxygenase family protein, yielding MNVRVVDYRAPDAAEQFTRSLHETGFGVLVNHPIPQDLVESIYRNWLTFFGTEEKHDFAFSVEKQDGYFSPEISETAKGHTQKDIKEYFHIYPWGRIPAQLKDDAMRYYDTANTLAQELLAWVEQYTPADIAANYSEPLSQMIQGSQKTLLRVLRYPPLTGSEPAGSLRAAAHGDINLLTILPAANEPGLQVQDMNGSWIDVPCDFGMLIINIGDMLCEASRGYYPSTQHRVVNPTGEGASKSRVSLPLFLHPRDEVVLSERYTAGAYLAERLRELGVKM
- a CDS encoding GNAT family N-acetyltransferase encodes the protein MQHSTIVLRTMQAADFGAILAIQAQSYPSNLIESRDALASRHALSPDTCWVAEHGGEVKGYVFAHPWHGDTPPQLNQPLARLPPQHDTLFIHDMALCRSTRGRGVAPRLLARLQDKARERGLRFARLVAVQGAQHYWARHGYRPYPLPAAKLACYGDDATGMVAELTSSDAG